Genomic window (Paucidesulfovibrio gracilis DSM 16080):
GAGCCAGGGTTTCCGCTGTGGCGGGTTTGCCGCGCACCCGCACCCTGGCCGAGGCCACCTTGCGGCCGTCCGAGCGGACCTCGATGCCGTGGAAGGACTCCAGGGCCAGCCGGGGCGTATTGACTAGGTTCACGCCGGGCCGGTCCGAGGCGAAAACCGCCAGGGCCGGAGCCAGTTCGCTGTTGTCGGGTTCGGTTTCCACGGTAAGGGGGGCGCCCGGAGCCAGATCAATGGTGTGGCCGGGGGAAAGGGGCTGTCCGTTAACGCGGACATGCACATTGTCCGCGTAGTCCGCCACCACATCGGGCCGGATGGAAGGGGCTTCCACGTCCACGCCGTAATGTCGCAGCAGGGCCAGGGTCGCTTCCATCTGGCGCTGCACCTTCCAGTCCAGCTGGGTGATGCTCTTGCTCACTTCCACGGCCAGAGCCGGGATGTTCAGCGTTGTAAGCGCATAGCAGGTCAGGGATTTGCGCATTTCAGCATAGTTGGTGGCGTCGTCAAAGGTGCGGGTGTTGAAGAGCTGAAAGCGGTAACTTTTTGGGGAAATATGCGGATTCAATTCCGCGAGCACGTCGTCCACGGCGCGGCCCAGATTCAGCCGTCCGTAGACCATGGCGTCGATGATGATGGACTGGCCGTAGCGCATGGGATTGCGCAGGCTGTCCACATAGGTGGGATGATAAAAGCCACTGCCCTCATGCAGGTGGATGAGCGCGTCGGACTGGGCCAGGAGAAAGCGCACCACCCGGGCCAGCCGATCTTCGTAAAAGGCGTTGTAATCACGGTCGAACCGGCGGTTCATGTCCACATTGATCTGGCGGGTGCGCAGATTGATGGAGGGGACGTTGGCGCGCGGCACGATGATGAGGTTGCCTTTGCGCACCCGGGCGTGGGTAAGCAGTTGCGCGGTGATGAATCCCGAGGGTTCGTCGCCCTGGATGCCGCCCTGGACCATGATGGTTGGGCCGTCCTGGTCGCCGTGCAGAAAAAATACGGTCAAAGGGTACTGGGTGCCTTCAAAGAAGGTGAAGTCGTAGCGGCCGTGGGTCTCCGCGCTGGAAGGGACGGCGCAGAGCAGCAACAGCAGGCTAATCCAGGCGATGTTGGGGATATGTTTCACTGAAAATGACCTTTCCGTCTTCTCGCTTGACTGTCAATCGCACTCCATACACGCTGTCCGCTTCCACGGCATCGGGCAGGGAGATGCGCGCCCGCATGGGCTTGCGCCGTTGGATCTGGAAGGAGAGGTCCGTCCCCTGGGTCTCTAGAGGGACAACCCGGCCGTCGTTGGTGACCAGGGCGAGTTCGGTGTCGCCGCTGAGCAGCGTGTTGTTCAGGTTATTGAGCAGGTTGAAGTTCACCTGCAACTGCTTGGGACCGAGATTGAGGCGCATGTCTTCGAGCCGGACGGAGCCGGTGTCCACGCGGGGGAAGAGTTCAGAAAGATTGATGTCGGGGGTTTGGTCGTCCGCGTCCGCAGCGGTGTCCGTGGTGGCCTCGGGGTTTTGTAGCAGGCTCTGCAAATCGCTGGAATCATATGATTCCAGGATTTTTTCCATGTTTTCCAGGGTGGTCAGCCGCAGTTCCGCTTCCTTGAGCCGTCGGGCAAGTTCGGTATTTTCGCGTTTTAGGGCAAGGTTGTCCAGCAATGCGGTGGCACCGAAGTAAATGCCGCCCGAGGCCAGCACCACGAGCATGACCAGCGTGAAGACCAGGGCTTTGAGCCAGAAGGGATTCAGCCGGAACCGCCGGACGTCGAGGTCGTCCCGCATGAAGAGAATGCTGTACTTCGTGTCGTTCATAGTGCACTCCATTGCTCGCTGACGATACGCCAGCCTTGGCCTGTGGGCGTGAACACCAGGGTTTTGCGACCCTTGTCCTCATATCCCGTGGCGTCTTCATAGGTCTGAATGAAGGTGGCGGCGATGCCTCCGGAATGCAACCGGAAATCGAGATCTTGCAGTCCTACGCGCAAGGGGCGTTTTTCTTCCCAGAGCTGAGCCTTATAGTCACGGATGTGGTCCGCGCCGCGTCGGGAACCCTGCACGGCGTGCGGGTCATAAAAGCCGGCATAGGTGTCCAGGTCGCCTGTTTCCCAAGCATCGGCCCAGGAGCGGACCAGGGGGGCCAGGGTTTGGGCGCGGTGTTCAAGATATGTTTTTTGCAGGTCCGGCGCGGCGTCCGTTATTTCCCGACCCGCGATGCGCCAGTTCCCATCGTCGTCCTGCAACCAGTATAGCCGTTTGCCCACGGCCGAGGTGAGGCTGCCGGTGCGGTAGAGCTGGTCGAACCATGTGACCCAATACCCGGGTCCGGGCAGGGCATGGACGTTTTCGACCATCACGTCGATCCAGGGATGGCTGGAGAAGATCCGTTGCTTACGGTTCTGGAACCATTGGAAGTCAA
Coding sequences:
- a CDS encoding M14/M99 family metallopeptidase, which encodes MKHIPNIAWISLLLLLCAVPSSAETHGRYDFTFFEGTQYPLTVFFLHGDQDGPTIMVQGGIQGDEPSGFITAQLLTHARVRKGNLIIVPRANVPSINLRTRQINVDMNRRFDRDYNAFYEDRLARVVRFLLAQSDALIHLHEGSGFYHPTYVDSLRNPMRYGQSIIIDAMVYGRLNLGRAVDDVLAELNPHISPKSYRFQLFNTRTFDDATNYAEMRKSLTCYALTTLNIPALAVEVSKSITQLDWKVQRQMEATLALLRHYGVDVEAPSIRPDVVADYADNVHVRVNGQPLSPGHTIDLAPGAPLTVETEPDNSELAPALAVFASDRPGVNLVNTPRLALESFHGIEVRSDGRKVASARVRVRGKPATAETLAPPVFVCWLNGEPRFLHEGETLRALVGDQLILEGIWGSLREEVLNLKGYVAQAGSNDGQDCGWEIILDPDNFMDKYRLESHADSAMDATRNALARWAGRTPQAGRTARFRVVRETPSMRRAEFYISVQPRTVHALRLRDRHGDSVLVPWQPGGTFPLPEGRYVLEDAWSNGPANKLLTTANDLPVRAGTDLHLEPGRPLRLSLRQATTFAPIGTMTFLAGGEQPDRAGLSRTAERTAPSSGESELSSPF